The DNA sequence GCCGCGATCTCCACTGCCGTCAGCACCATGATCGCGACCCTAGCCGACGGGAGGGCTCAGATGGCGCCCGCTCGCAGCGCGTAGGCGACGGCGTGCGCGCGGTTGTTGAGGCCGCAGCGGGTCATCAGGCCGTAGAGGACGTTCTTCACCGTCCGCTCGGAGTAGCACAGCTTCGCCGCGATCTCCTCGGTCCCGAAACCCTCGGCGACCAGCCGCAGGACGTCGCACTCGCGCGCGGCGAGCCCGGACAGCGTGAGCCCGTTCGGCTCCAGGACGTCCTTGCGCATCCGCTGGACCTGCGAGAGCAGCGCCCCCTGCAGCCGCGGCGGCAGGTTGGCCGTGCCGTCGCCCGCGGCGAGCACCGCCGTCACCAGCTCGGCGCCGCCCGTTTCGCGCCGCGGCAGGATCGCCACGACCCCGCACTCCAGCACCGACATCAGGTCGCTCTCGCGGAAGTGCTCGACGACCAGCACCACGTGGGACGCCTTGGCCGCGCGGATCTCGCCCAGCACGGTCTCGGTGACGTGCTCCTCCATCACCAGCAGGACGTCCGGGACCAGGTCGGTCACCCGGACGTCCGGATGGGACTCCAGCAGGCTCTCGGCGCCGGCGTGCGTGATCGGGTCCGAGGCGAGGACGGTCACTTCCACGGGCTTCATGGACGCAGTGTGGCGGGCGCGCCTTCACGCCTTCCCTATTCCGTCTTCACGCGCGTGAAGACGTCTCCAGCTCCCCGAACGCCGTCCGCGCCCGCTCCAGGCACCCCGGCATCCGCTCGGCGGCCCGCGCCCACTCGCGCTTGGCCCGCGCGTACTCCTCCTGCGCCGCTCCGGTCCAGCCGGCCAGCCCCGGCTCCACGTCCGCTTCAAGCTCGGCGAGCAGCTCGCCGAGCTCGCCGGCGATCGACCCCATCCGGTCGAGCACGAGACCGGCGAAGCTGAATTCGAGCTCCTGGCGCGTCACGGCACGCGCTGCCGCGGCACCGGGCCGCCGCCGGTCGTCTCGAGCAGGCGGTTCAGCCGCGAAAGGATCACGTCGAACTCCTGCTCCCAGTCGCTCATCGCCTGGCCGAAGCGCACCGCCGACTCGCCCCGCCACGACGCCTGCACCATCGCCATCTCGCTGTTGACGTCGCGGAGCCGGGCGCGGGCCGCTTCGATGGTGTGCGCGAAGCGGGCGGCGGCGCGCCGCATCTCGTCCGTCGGCGCGGCTGTGGCCATGCGGAACTCCTCTCGAGGCGTCCCGAGGGTGGCAAACACCGCGGCACCGGCGGAACCCCCGCCCCCGGCCGTTGCCCGAATGTCCGCCATCCTTGCCTGCCGGTTCACGACGGCCGCGTATGCTCACGTCAGGCATCCGGCGCGTGACGTTTCGTCAGCGCACGAAGGGAGACCGATGTCGGCTGCGGACGGCTCCGCACCGAGACTCCAGCTGCTCGGCCCGGTCAAGGCGTGGCACGGCGAAGTGGAGCTCGACCTCGGCTCCGCGCACCGGCGGACGGTCCTCGCCGCACTGGCGGTGAACCCGAACCGCACGGTCTCGCGCGAGGAGCTGATCGACGCCGTCTGGGGTGAAGCGCCGCCGCAGAGCGCGCAGGGCTCCATCTACACCTACGTCTCCGGCCTGCGGCGGGCGCTCGAACCCGGCCGCGCCAAGGGCGAAGGCCCGCAGCTGCTCGCGTCGATCGGGTCCGGCTACTCGCTGCGCCTCGACGCCGGCGCGATCGACGTCCACCGGTTCGAGGCCCTGCGCGAGCAGGCGCAGCGCAAGCAGTCGGCCGGTGATCTCCGCGGGGCTCGCGAGGCGCTCGAGGAAGCGCTCGGGCTCTGGCACGGCGTCCCGCTGTCCGGCCTGCCCGGGCCGTTCGCCGCGGCCCAGCGCGCGCGGCTCACCGAGGTGCGGCTCGCGACGGTCGAGCGGCGCGCCGAAGTCGTCCTGGAGTCGGGCGGGCACGCGGAGCTCGTCGCCGAGCTGACCGCGCTGACCCGCGAGCACCCGTTCCGCGAAACGCTGCGCGGGCTGCTGATGCGGGCCCTGGTCCGGGCCGACCGGCGGACCGAGGCGATCGCCGTGTACACCGACGTCCGCGACCGGCTCGTCGAGGCGTCCGGCACCGAGCCCGGCCCGGCGCTGCGGCGGCTGTACGACCAGCTGCGGGAAAAGCCCGCGGCCGCCCCGGAATCGAAGCCCGCGCCGCCCGCGCGCCCGGCCCGGCTCCCGGTCGCGGCGGTGCCCGAGCGCGCCGACCTCTTCCTCGGCCGGGAAGCCGAGCTGGCGCGGCTCCGCGAAGCCGTCGACGGGCTCGGCGCCGGGATCGGCCGGTCGGTGTGGCTCGAGGGCGAGCCCGGCAGCGGCCGGACGGCGCTGCTGGCCGAGGTGCTCGCCATGGTGCCGGACTTCCAGCCCGCCTTCGCCGCCGCGGACGCGCTCGACCAGCGGTTCGCCCTGCGGCCGTTGCTCGACGCGCTGGGCGTGCACCAGGGGGCCGCCGGGCACCGCGCCGTCCTGGCCGCCCGGCTCGCCGAGCAGCCGGGCGAAGATCCCGTCGACGGCCTGCTCGCGCTGGTCCGCGAGCTGTGCGCGGAAGCGCCGCTGGTGCTCGTGGTCGACGACCTGCACTGGGCCGACGACACCACCCTGCGCGTCTGGCGGTACCTGAGCCGGGAGACGCGGCAGCTGCCGCTGCTGCTCGTCGGCGCCTGCCGCCCGGTGCCACGACCGGCCGCGCTCGACGAGCTCCGAGCTGAGCTTGACAACGATGACACGACCGTCCTGGCGCTGCCGCCGCTGACCGACGGCGCCGCCCGGGAGCTGGCCACCGAGCTGGTCGGCGCGCCGCCCGGGCCGGGCCTGCAGCTGCTCGTGTCCTACGCGGCCGGAAACCCGCGCTACACCAGGGAAATCGTCGAGACGCTGCTGGCGCAGTCGATGATCGTGCTCGACGGCGTCCACGCGCACCTGGACGGCAACTCGTGCCAGAGCATCCCGGCGCCGCTGGGGTCGCGGATCACGCTGTACCTGAGCTTCCTCTCCAGCGGCACGCGCGACACGCTGCGCTGGGCCGCGATGCTGGGCCGCGAGTTCTCGCTGTCGGACATCGCCGTCGCCACCGAACGGCCGCCGACGGCGCTGGTCGGCGCGGTCGACGAAGCGATCGCCTCCGGGGTGCTCGTCGAGTCGGGCGACCGGCTGGCGTTCCGGCACCCGCTGGTGCGCCGGGTGCTCTACGAAAAGACGCCGGCGGCGATGCGCGTGGCGCTGCACCGGCAGCTGGCGGAGGCGTTCGCGGCGGCGGGGGCGCCCGCCGTCCGGGTCGCCGAGCAGCTCGCCGCCGCACCCGCGCAGGTCGACCCGTGGGTGACCACGTGGCTGCTCGACCACATCGGGACGGTCGCCACCGAGACCCCGCGGATCGCCGTGGACCTGCTGCGCCACGCCGTCACGCAGGGCACGCTGGCGCCGGACGCGCGCGAGACGCTGACCGCGACCCTGGCCCGGCTGCTGTTCTGGCTCGGCCGGGAGCCCGAGGCCGAGGCGCGGTCGGTCGTGGCGCGGACGAACGACAGCAGGCGCGCGGCCGAGATGCGCTGGATCCTGGCCTACGTCTACTACCGCCGCGGCGACTTCGCCGAGGCGACCGCCGAGCTGAAGCGGACCCTCGACGACACCGACGTCCCGGAGATGTGGCGCGGGCGGCACGAGTCCCTGCTGGCCACGTTGGAGCGCCTCGGCGAGGAAACGGCCTTGGCGCCCGCCGGGCTGCACCCGCTGGACGACGCGGCGCTGTCCGTGCCGAAGCTCGACAGCCTCGACGAGGCCGCGGAGCCGCTCGACGCCGCCCGCCGGATCGCCGCGACCCGCGCGGTGCCGGGCGAGATGCACCTGGCCGGCGCGGTGCACTACTACTGGCTGGGCCGCTGGCCCGAAGCGCTCGAAGAGCTGGACGCGGTGATCCGCGACGGTGCGGAAACGGCGTCGTACGTGCTGCGCAGCCCCGGGTCGGCACTGCTGGTGCACGGCGTCGGCGCCCTGATCGCCGGTCACCGCGGTGACCGGGACCAGGCCCGGACGCACCTCGACGCGGCCGACCGCCGGCAGTGGCCACCGGGCCTCGAGCCCGACGGCGGCGACTTCCTGCTCGCGGCCCGCGCGTTGCTGGCCGAGCAGGACGGCCGGCCGGAGGCGGCGCTGGCCGCGTTGCTGCCGCTGCTGGAGGAGAACTACCCGCCCGCGGCCCGCCACCAGTGGCTCCCGGACCTGGTCCGGCTCGCGGTGCGGCTCGGCGAACCGCAGCGCGCCCATCAGGCGCTGCGCCTGCTCGACGTCGACGGCGACGCCCCACCGGCCCACGCGGCGGCGGCCGCGCACTGCCGCGGCCTGGTGACCGGCGACCCCGAGCCGGTGCTCACCGCCGCCGGGCACTACCGCGCGGCCGGCCGGCTGCTCAAGCAGGCGAAGGCGACGGAGGACGCGGCGATCCTGCTGGCCGAGGCCGACCGGCTGGCCGAAGCGCGCACGGCGTTCCGCACCGCGCTGACGGCGTACACCGGGATGGGCGCGGTGTGGGACGTCCGGCGCGCGGAGGGCCGCATGCAGCCGTTCGGCATCCGCCGAGCCCACGCGGTCCGCTCCCGCGCCGTCGCCGGCGAGTGACCACCGCACCACCCGCACGCCCCCAATGTGGCGTTCGGTGCGCTCAACGCACCCAATGTGGCGTTCGGTGCGTCTGACGCACCCAACGCCACATTGGGGCGCTCGGGGCGCGCGCAACGCAGGTGGGGGTTGCCACGTCAGTAAGGTCACCGGTGTAGTCGTTACCGAGATGTCCCTGGGGGAACGGGGTCTGGGGCGCACGCCCCAGAGGGGACGGCAGTGGAATGCCAGGGGATGCGGACAGCGGCCTGCGGGTGGGTGTGCTCGGCCCGCTGCGGGCCTGGCGCGGGGCGGCCGAAATCGGCCTCGGCCCCGCGCGTCAGCGTGCCATCTTCGCCGTGCTCGCGGTCAACGCCGGGCGGCCGGTCCCCCGCGCCGAGCTGATCGCCGGCGTCTGGGGCGACGCCGCACCCGCGAGCGTCGAGGGCAGCGTCCACACCTACGTCTCCGGGTTGCGCCGCGCGCTCGAACCGGACCGCTCGCGCTGGTCGGCGGCCAGTGTCCTGGTGTCGGATCCGGCCGGGTACTCGCTGCTGCTCGCCGAAGACGCGCTGGACGCCGCCGTGTTCGAACGGCACCGCGAGCACGCCCGGCGCCACTTCGACGGGGGCGATCCGCGGGCCGCCGTCGAAGAACTCGACGCCGCCCTCGCGCTCTGGCAGGGTGAAGCGCTTTCCGGCGTGCCGGGCGGGTTCGCCGAGCGGCACCGCGAATACCTCGCCGAGCTGCGGCTGAACACCCTCGAACGACGGGCCGAAGCGGTGCTGGCCCTCGGCGGGCACCTCGACCTCGCGCCGGAGCTGGCCGTGCTGGCCGGCGAGCACCCGCTGCGGGAATCCCTGCGCGAGTCGCTCATGCTCGCCCTCTACCGCAGCGGGCGGCACGCCGACGCGCTCGACGTCTTCCGCGACGCCCGCGCCACGCTCGTCGAGGAGCTCGGCGTCGAGCCCGGTCCGGCGCTGCAGCGGCTGCACCAGCGGATCCTCGCCCAGGACCCCGGGCTCGACGCGCCCACGGCGCCGATCGTCGTCACCGGGCACCGGCTGTTCGGCCGGGAAGCCGAAACCAAGACCCTCGCCGAGCTCGTCGCCGGCGTCCGCGCCGGCCGCGGGCGAGCCGTCTGGATCGAAGGCGAAGCGGGCATCGGCAAGTCCGAGCTGCTCGCCGGCTCGCTGCCGGACGGCCCCGGCTACCAGCGGCTTTCCGCCGCCGCGGACGAGCTGAGCACCCGGTTCCCGCTGCAGGTCATCCTGGAGTGCCTGGCGATCGACGTGCATTCGGCCGACCCGCGGCGCGCGCGGGTGGCGCAGGAGCTCGCCGGCGAAGGCCCGGTGCGGCGCAGCTGGGGCCCGGCCGACCCGGTGCTCGGCGCCGTCGACCGGCTGCTGGCCCTGGTCGACGAGCTCTGCGCGCACTCGCCGCAGGTGCTGGTGATCGACGACCTCCAGTGGGCGGACGAGGCGTCCGTGCTGGTCTGGCACCGGCTCTGCGCGGCGACCCGGCAGCTGCCGCTGCTGCTGGTGGCCGCGACCCGCCCGGCACCGGACCGCGCCGAGCTCGCCCAGCTGCGCCGCGGGGTCCAGGCGCGCGACGGCGTCGTCCTCGACCTCGCGCCGCTGACCGGCGAAGACGTCGGCAGGCTGATCGAGGACCGGATCGGGGCACCGCCCGGGCCGGGGCTGCGCGAGCTGGCCGCTCGTGGCGCCGGGAACCCGTTGTACGTCAAGGAGATGGTCGACGTCCTGCTGCGCGCCGGCGCGGTCGAGGTGAGCGGGGGCGAGGCCGACGTCGACGACCCGGCCGAGTTCGAGGCGCCGAGTTCGCTGGTCGCCGCGGTCGACCGGCGGCTGGACTTCCTCACCGCGCGGACGCAGGAAGTGCTGCGCTGGGGTGCGTTGCTGGGCATGGAGTTCGCGGTCGGGGACGTCGCCGCGGTGCTCGGCAGCCGGCCGTCGGACCTGCTGGAGCCGCTCGAAGAAGCCGTCGCGGCGAACGTCCTCATCGACACCGGGACGCAGCTCGCGTTCCGCCACCCGTTGCTGCGTCAGGCGCTCTACGACCGGTTGCCCGCCGCGACGCGGGCGGCGCTGCACCGGCAGGCGGCCGAGGCGCTCGCCGGGATCGGCGCGCCGGTGAAGCGGGTCGCCGAACAGCTGGTGGCCGCACCGGCCACAGTGGACGAATGGGTGCTGGACTGGCTGGCCGGGCACCACGCCGCCGTCTCCAACCGGGCGCCGCTGATCGCCGTCGAGCTGCTGGAACGGGCGCTGGCCGCCGGGGCCGGTCCGCGCCGGGAGGTGCTGCTCGTCGCGCTGGTCAAAGTGCTGTTCCGGCTGGAGCGCAGCCCGGAAACCCAAGCGCAGCAGGCCATCGAGGTCGCCACCGACCCGGACGCCGTCGAGGAGATGCGGCACATCGCCGCGGCGTTGCGGCACCGCCGTGGCGACACCGAAGGCGCGGTCGCCACACTGGCCGGCGTGGTCGACGACCCCGCCGTGCCCGAGATCTGGCGGGTCAAGCACCGGCAGCTGCTGGCCAACTTCCGCCGCGGCGATCTGTCCGATTTGGACGCCGCGGAAAAGGCGGCGCGCGAGACGAAGGCGCTCGCCGGCGGCGACCGGTACGTGACCGCGCACGCGCTGCAGACGTTGTGGCTGCTCGATTCGGTGCGCCGCGAGCACGACCGCGCGCTCGGCCACGTCGACGCGGCGATCGAGGCCGTCGGCGACGAGCACGAGCTGGCCGACCTGCACCTCGACCTGCTCGACAACCGCGTCTTCACGCTGCAGAACCTCGACCGCCTGGCCGAGGCGGGCGACGCCCTGCGCGCGGCGGGGGAAGTCGCGGCGCGGCACGCGCTGCCGGTCGGGCTGCAGGTGTCCGCGGCGGTGCACCGGTACTGGGAAGGCCGCTGGGACGAGGCGCTGGTCGAGCTGGACACGGTCATCGAGGACGGCCCGGCGATCACGTTCTACGGCCTGCGCGAGCCCGGCCCGGCCGCGCTGCTGCTGCACGGCGTCGCGGCGCTGATCGCGGGCCGCCGCGACGACCGGGCCCAGGCCGCGGCCCACCTCGACGCGGCGGAGGAGTACGCCCCGGCCACCGGCGCCGAGCGCGAGAGCTTCGACTTCCTGCTGGTCGCCGACGCCCTCGCGGCCGAACAGCGCGGCGACCGGGTCCGCGCGCTGACCGTCCTCGAGCCGATCCTGAACCCGACGTACGCGGCGATGATGCTGCGGCACCAGTGGCTGCCCGCGTTCGTGCGGCTGGCGATGGAACAGGACGACCCCGTCCGCGCCCGCCGCGCGCTCGACGTCTGCGAGGAAGAGGCGGCGAAGGAACGGCGGCCGGCCCGGGCGCACGCGGCGGCTTCGTGGTGCCGCGGGCTGATCGAGGAGGACCCGGCCGCGGTGCTGGCCACGGCGGAGCACTTCCGCGCGGTCGGCCGCCGCCCGGAACTGGCGACGGCGCTGGAGGACGCGGCCGTGCTGCTGGCCCGCGCGGGACGGCTGGACGCGGCGCACGCGGCGTTCGAGGAGGCCGCCGAGCTGTACACGGCGTTGTCCGCGCGCTGGGACCTGCGGCGCGCGGAAACCCGCCTGCGCCGCCTCGGGGTCCGGCGCGGCGCGCTGTTCTCGCCGATCCGGCCCGGGCACGGCTGGGACTCGCTCACGCCGATCGAGGTCCGCATCGCCGGCCTGGTCGCCGAAGGCCGGTCCAACCCGGACATCGCGGCCGAGCTGTCCCTGCCGCGGCGGACGGTCCAGGCGCACGTGGCCCGGCTCCTCGGGAAACTGGAGACGCCGTCACGCTCCGGTGTCGCCGATGCCGTCCGGCGGCGCACCTAGCGCGTTGGCCTTCGCGACCCGGCCGAGGAACCGGCCGGAGTCCTTGACGGTCCGCCGCTGGGTGTCGAAGTCGACGTGCACCAGGCCGAAGCGCTGCGAGTACCCCATCGCCCACTCGAAGTTGTCGAGCAGCGACCAGGCGAAGTACCCGCGGACGTCGGCGCCGCCGCGGACGGCGTCGCGCACCGCCGCCAGGTGCTCGGCGAAGTAGCGGACGCGGTCGTCGTCGTGGACCCGGCCGTCGACCACTTCGTCCACAAAGGACGCACCGTTCTCGGCGACGACCAGTGGCAGCCCGCCGGACCGGTCGTGGATCCACGACAGCAGCTCGGTCAGCGTGCCCGGCGACTGCTCCCAGCCGAACGCCGTCAGCGGCGGCGGCGCGGGCAGCACGTCCAGGCCGCGCAAGCCGGGCAGCGGGCAGTTGCCCGGGCTCAGCGGGTCTTCGAGCGGGGTGACGCGCGCGGGGGCGTAGTAGTTCACGCCCAGCCAGTCGATCGCCGCCGCGATGACGTCGGTGTCGCCGTCGCGCACGGCCGCGGCGAACCGGCCGCCGTGGTGCTCGACGTCCGCCCGGACGTCTTCGGGATATCCCTTGCCCAGCAAGGGGTCCAGGAAGAACCGGTTGTGGATGCCGTCGAACTTCCGGGCCGCTTCGCGGTGGGCCGGGGTGTCGCCGTCCGCGATCGCCGGGGCGAAGTTCAGCGCCAGCGAGAACTCGTGGCCGGGCCGCGCCTGCTCGGTGAGCGCGCGCGTCGCCAAGCCGTGCCCGAGAAGCAGGTGGTGCGCCGCGACCAACGCGGTGTCGTGGTCCTGGACGCCCGGCGCGTGCACCCCGCTGCCGTAGCCGAGGAAGGCCGCGCAGAACGGCTCGTTGACCGTCGTCCACTGGTTCACGCGGTCGCCGAGCGCGTCGTGCACGACCACCGCGTAGTCGGCGAACCGCTGAGCGGTGTCGCGTTCCGGCCAGCCGCCGTCGTCTTCCAGCGCCTGCGGCAGGTCCCAGTGGTAGAGCGTCAGCACCGGGACGACGTCGCGGCTCAGCAGCTCGTCGACCAGCCGGTCGTAGAAGGCGAGGCCGGCCGCCGACTTCGTCCGCCCGTCCGGCATCACGCGCGGCCAGGCGACCGAGAAGCGGTAGGCGTTCAGGCCGAGATCCGCCAGCAGGCCGACGTCTTCGGGGTAGCGGTGGTAGTGGTCGCAGGCGACGTCGCCGGTCGCGCCGCCGAGCACCTTGCCGTCCACGGCCGCGAACGTGTCCCAAATGGACGGCCCGCGGCCGCCTTCGCCGACGCCGCCTTCCACCTGGTACGACGCGGTCGCCGCGCCCCACAGGAACCCCGGGGGGAATTCGGG is a window from the Amycolatopsis sp. cg9 genome containing:
- a CDS encoding BTAD domain-containing putative transcriptional regulator, producing the protein MSAADGSAPRLQLLGPVKAWHGEVELDLGSAHRRTVLAALAVNPNRTVSREELIDAVWGEAPPQSAQGSIYTYVSGLRRALEPGRAKGEGPQLLASIGSGYSLRLDAGAIDVHRFEALREQAQRKQSAGDLRGAREALEEALGLWHGVPLSGLPGPFAAAQRARLTEVRLATVERRAEVVLESGGHAELVAELTALTREHPFRETLRGLLMRALVRADRRTEAIAVYTDVRDRLVEASGTEPGPALRRLYDQLREKPAAAPESKPAPPARPARLPVAAVPERADLFLGREAELARLREAVDGLGAGIGRSVWLEGEPGSGRTALLAEVLAMVPDFQPAFAAADALDQRFALRPLLDALGVHQGAAGHRAVLAARLAEQPGEDPVDGLLALVRELCAEAPLVLVVDDLHWADDTTLRVWRYLSRETRQLPLLLVGACRPVPRPAALDELRAELDNDDTTVLALPPLTDGAARELATELVGAPPGPGLQLLVSYAAGNPRYTREIVETLLAQSMIVLDGVHAHLDGNSCQSIPAPLGSRITLYLSFLSSGTRDTLRWAAMLGREFSLSDIAVATERPPTALVGAVDEAIASGVLVESGDRLAFRHPLVRRVLYEKTPAAMRVALHRQLAEAFAAAGAPAVRVAEQLAAAPAQVDPWVTTWLLDHIGTVATETPRIAVDLLRHAVTQGTLAPDARETLTATLARLLFWLGREPEAEARSVVARTNDSRRAAEMRWILAYVYYRRGDFAEATAELKRTLDDTDVPEMWRGRHESLLATLERLGEETALAPAGLHPLDDAALSVPKLDSLDEAAEPLDAARRIAATRAVPGEMHLAGAVHYYWLGRWPEALEELDAVIRDGAETASYVLRSPGSALLVHGVGALIAGHRGDRDQARTHLDAADRRQWPPGLEPDGGDFLLAARALLAEQDGRPEAALAALLPLLEENYPPAARHQWLPDLVRLAVRLGEPQRAHQALRLLDVDGDAPPAHAAAAAHCRGLVTGDPEPVLTAAGHYRAAGRLLKQAKATEDAAILLAEADRLAEARTAFRTALTAYTGMGAVWDVRRAEGRMQPFGIRRAHAVRSRAVAGE
- a CDS encoding WXG100 family type VII secretion target; the protein is MATAAPTDEMRRAAARFAHTIEAARARLRDVNSEMAMVQASWRGESAVRFGQAMSDWEQEFDVILSRLNRLLETTGGGPVPRQRVP
- a CDS encoding BTAD domain-containing putative transcriptional regulator, producing the protein MPGDADSGLRVGVLGPLRAWRGAAEIGLGPARQRAIFAVLAVNAGRPVPRAELIAGVWGDAAPASVEGSVHTYVSGLRRALEPDRSRWSAASVLVSDPAGYSLLLAEDALDAAVFERHREHARRHFDGGDPRAAVEELDAALALWQGEALSGVPGGFAERHREYLAELRLNTLERRAEAVLALGGHLDLAPELAVLAGEHPLRESLRESLMLALYRSGRHADALDVFRDARATLVEELGVEPGPALQRLHQRILAQDPGLDAPTAPIVVTGHRLFGREAETKTLAELVAGVRAGRGRAVWIEGEAGIGKSELLAGSLPDGPGYQRLSAAADELSTRFPLQVILECLAIDVHSADPRRARVAQELAGEGPVRRSWGPADPVLGAVDRLLALVDELCAHSPQVLVIDDLQWADEASVLVWHRLCAATRQLPLLLVAATRPAPDRAELAQLRRGVQARDGVVLDLAPLTGEDVGRLIEDRIGAPPGPGLRELAARGAGNPLYVKEMVDVLLRAGAVEVSGGEADVDDPAEFEAPSSLVAAVDRRLDFLTARTQEVLRWGALLGMEFAVGDVAAVLGSRPSDLLEPLEEAVAANVLIDTGTQLAFRHPLLRQALYDRLPAATRAALHRQAAEALAGIGAPVKRVAEQLVAAPATVDEWVLDWLAGHHAAVSNRAPLIAVELLERALAAGAGPRREVLLVALVKVLFRLERSPETQAQQAIEVATDPDAVEEMRHIAAALRHRRGDTEGAVATLAGVVDDPAVPEIWRVKHRQLLANFRRGDLSDLDAAEKAARETKALAGGDRYVTAHALQTLWLLDSVRREHDRALGHVDAAIEAVGDEHELADLHLDLLDNRVFTLQNLDRLAEAGDALRAAGEVAARHALPVGLQVSAAVHRYWEGRWDEALVELDTVIEDGPAITFYGLREPGPAALLLHGVAALIAGRRDDRAQAAAHLDAAEEYAPATGAERESFDFLLVADALAAEQRGDRVRALTVLEPILNPTYAAMMLRHQWLPAFVRLAMEQDDPVRARRALDVCEEEAAKERRPARAHAAASWCRGLIEEDPAAVLATAEHFRAVGRRPELATALEDAAVLLARAGRLDAAHAAFEEAAELYTALSARWDLRRAETRLRRLGVRRGALFSPIRPGHGWDSLTPIEVRIAGLVAEGRSNPDIAAELSLPRRTVQAHVARLLGKLETPSRSGVADAVRRRT
- a CDS encoding LuxR C-terminal-related transcriptional regulator, which produces MKPVEVTVLASDPITHAGAESLLESHPDVRVTDLVPDVLLVMEEHVTETVLGEIRAAKASHVVLVVEHFRESDLMSVLECGVVAILPRRETGGAELVTAVLAAGDGTANLPPRLQGALLSQVQRMRKDVLEPNGLTLSGLAARECDVLRLVAEGFGTEEIAAKLCYSERTVKNVLYGLMTRCGLNNRAHAVAYALRAGAI
- a CDS encoding GH1 family beta-glucosidase; translation: MTGPEFPPGFLWGAATASYQVEGGVGEGGRGPSIWDTFAAVDGKVLGGATGDVACDHYHRYPEDVGLLADLGLNAYRFSVAWPRVMPDGRTKSAAGLAFYDRLVDELLSRDVVPVLTLYHWDLPQALEDDGGWPERDTAQRFADYAVVVHDALGDRVNQWTTVNEPFCAAFLGYGSGVHAPGVQDHDTALVAAHHLLLGHGLATRALTEQARPGHEFSLALNFAPAIADGDTPAHREAARKFDGIHNRFFLDPLLGKGYPEDVRADVEHHGGRFAAAVRDGDTDVIAAAIDWLGVNYYAPARVTPLEDPLSPGNCPLPGLRGLDVLPAPPPLTAFGWEQSPGTLTELLSWIHDRSGGLPLVVAENGASFVDEVVDGRVHDDDRVRYFAEHLAAVRDAVRGGADVRGYFAWSLLDNFEWAMGYSQRFGLVHVDFDTQRRTVKDSGRFLGRVAKANALGAPPDGIGDTGA
- a CDS encoding WXG100 family type VII secretion target, with protein sequence MTRQELEFSFAGLVLDRMGSIAGELGELLAELEADVEPGLAGWTGAAQEEYARAKREWARAAERMPGCLERARTAFGELETSSRA